The genomic region ATGGGGGCGGTCTCGAGCGAGGCGACCGATCCGGCGGCGAGCAAACTGGCGGCGGTCATCGACCGCATCCGTGCCGCGCAGGTGCCGGCGGTATTCGCGGAAAATATCATTAACCCGCGATTGACCGAGCAGGTGGCCAAAGAGGCTGGCGTCAGCATCGTGCCTTCGTTGTACACCGACGCACTGGGTCCGCCTGACTCCAAGGGGGCAACCTATCTCGACATGATGCGGTTCAATGTGCGCACGATGACGGAGGCGCTCCGTTGAACCAGTCTCCAGAGTTCCCGCATTCGCATGAAGAACCTTGGCTACCTTATAGCGGCCGCGGCCATCGCGATCCCCGGGCGGGGCAACCGGCAGTTCAAGTCGAGCACTTGTCGGTTCGATACAGGAAGGCCGGCAGCGACGCACTGCACGCCGTCTCGCTGGAAGTCGCTATTGGGCAGCGAGTGGCGCTCGTCGGCCCAAATGGAGCTGGAAAGAGCACGCTCCTGAAGGCCCTGGCGGGCTTAGTAAAGCCGCAATCGGGACACATGGCGCTCTTTGGAAATCCCGTGGGGGCCTGCCATCATCGAACCGCATATCTGCCTCAGCGGACGGACTTGGATTGGCAGTCCCCGCTTACCGTATCGGACCTCGTGATGACCGGTCGCTACGTGCATCTGGGCTGGTTGAGTTGGCCGGGTCAGGCGGATCGCGTTCGTGTTCGGCGGGTGCTCGAGCGAATGGGGATTGCTGATTTAGCAGAACGGCAAATCAGCGATTTATCCGGCGGACAGCAGCAGCGGACACTCCTGGCGCGGGCACTCGTACAGGAAGCGAGTCTTTTCCTTTTAGACGAACCGCTCAATGCGGTTGACGAAGCCACGCGTGACGTCGTCGATGAGCTGCTCACGCAGCACACACAGTGCGGAGGCAGTGTGCTGGTGGCCACGCACGACCTGGGTCGGTTGATGGAATCGTTTGATAGCGCGGTGTACCTGTGCGAAGGGCAAGTCGAGAGCATTTTGCCATTTGGACGCGACCCCTTGGCATCTCTCGCACCGCGTCCGGCGTCCAGCGGAGCAAGCAAGTGAACTGGCTACTCGAACCATTTCAATACTCCTTTATGCGCCAGGCGCTGCTGGCAAGCTTGCTGGTAGGAACAACCTGCTCGCTACTCGGGGTTTACGTCGTCTTGCGCCGCATGGCCTTCCTGGGCGACGCCGTCGCGCACACGACTTTGCCCGGCCTGGTCATCGCCTATTTGAATCACTGGAACCTGTTCGTCGGCGCGATCGTCGCGGCGGTTATTACCGCCCTAGGAATTGGCTGGCTCAGTCGCGGCCAACGGCTGAGAGAAGACACGGCGATCGGCGTGAGTTTTTCCGGAATGTTTGCACTCGGCATCGTGATGATCTCACGCGTTCAGAGCTACCGCGACTTCTCCCACATGCTGTTCGGCAACGTACTTGGCGTGACAACAGCCGACCTAGTGGGAATTGGGATAGTCAGTTTCCTGGTTTGCGCGGTACTGCTGTTGGTAAACAAGGAGCTGATGCTGACGACCGTCGACCCGTTGCACGGAGAGAGCATTGGTCTGTCTGCGGAGCGTATGCGGTACCTGCTCCTGATTCTGCTCGCCCTGACAGTGGTTACAGGCATTCAAGCGGTCGGCGTTGTGCTAACCACTGCCCTGATCGTGACGCCGGCGGCCACGGCTTCACTGATCACGCGGCGGCTGGATAGGATGCTCCTCTTGGCAGTCGTATTCTCGGCTTGTAGCAGTGTGGCCGGCTTGTATGCTTCCTACTACTTATCGATCTCTAGCGGTGGCGCAATCGTGCTTGCCTGTACGGTTCTGTTCGGAGTTGCATACCTGGCAACACGAATACATTGGCGACAACTTCCAGCCCAGTATGACGCTACTTGAGACGAACACTTGGACTTCGACGGATGAATACACTTTACCTAAACATCTTCAGTGGCATCAGCGGCGACATGTTCCTCGGCGCAATGCTCGATCTATTGACCTTTGAATAGTTCTTTCAAGGATCTACAGATCGAGTTCAGCCTGACGGAAGAACGAGCGGAGCAACCGCTGCTCGCGCCGGGTCTTCCTGAGCGCGTCCGAGACGACCCTGGCAAGATGAAGAAGATCGTCGGGAATGAAGTTGGCCAAGCGGCTGTATTTCGTGTGACCCCAGACGTGCTCGGTCGGATTGAGATCCGGCGAGTACGGCGGAAGCCACTCGAACGTGAGCCGGGCGGGATACTTGACCAGCAGTCGCTTGGCCGCGCTCTTGTGCGCTCCGAGCCGGTCGATGACCATCGTGATCGGTCCGCGAATCTTTCGCAGCAACC from Planctomycetota bacterium harbors:
- a CDS encoding transposase, with protein sequence MLQPTVRRTWAPRGQTPILKSYDRHDRLTAVSAVTVSPQRRRLGLVFDLLDHNLATEDFELFVRRLLRKIRGPITMVIDRLGAHKSAAKRLLVKYPARLTFEWLPPYSPDLNPTEHVWGHTKYSRLANFIPDDLLHLARVVSDALRKTRREQRLLRSFFRQAELDL
- a CDS encoding ABC transporter ATP-binding protein; the protein is MNQSPEFPHSHEEPWLPYSGRGHRDPRAGQPAVQVEHLSVRYRKAGSDALHAVSLEVAIGQRVALVGPNGAGKSTLLKALAGLVKPQSGHMALFGNPVGACHHRTAYLPQRTDLDWQSPLTVSDLVMTGRYVHLGWLSWPGQADRVRVRRVLERMGIADLAERQISDLSGGQQQRTLLARALVQEASLFLLDEPLNAVDEATRDVVDELLTQHTQCGGSVLVATHDLGRLMESFDSAVYLCEGQVESILPFGRDPLASLAPRPASSGASK
- a CDS encoding metal ABC transporter permease, whose product is MRQALLASLLVGTTCSLLGVYVVLRRMAFLGDAVAHTTLPGLVIAYLNHWNLFVGAIVAAVITALGIGWLSRGQRLREDTAIGVSFSGMFALGIVMISRVQSYRDFSHMLFGNVLGVTTADLVGIGIVSFLVCAVLLLVNKELMLTTVDPLHGESIGLSAERMRYLLLILLALTVVTGIQAVGVVLTTALIVTPAATASLITRRLDRMLLLAVVFSACSSVAGLYASYYLSISSGGAIVLACTVLFGVAYLATRIHWRQLPAQYDAT